CTCATTCGACAGTTTCCGATCCCTCCTGCCATGATATCTTTAATAGAGGCGAAGGTCGGAGAATGAGATATTGCATAAAGAAAAGATATAATCTCAGCATCTTCCACCCTTTCATAACATTTTCTCTCAGCATCATAAAACCACAGGTAGTAGTCAGCCAAGAACAGAATATTCCTATTTTCAAAGAACTTGATCACCTTGAAATCCCTTGGTTCCCAGAAAGGCACACGGTGCTCTATAACCAGCATTTCAGCCCAAGAATCCTCAACACCATAATCTTTCATTACCCATAGATTAATACAATCATCACAAGGCAAGTAACTGAAATAAGAACAGTAGAGGGAGTTCCCAAGAACCCCAAGATCTGCATATTGATAACAATGACCATAGTCGGCATCTATTGGAGGAACCGGCAGTAAGAATGTTCTGAATTGCTCACTCTCAAAATTGAAAGAGTATATAATATTTGTACGGTCATAATCGTCGTCGATATCGATAATCCAATGGAAAGATCCATTAACAAATGCATTGAAAGATCTCCAACAATATTTACGCCAATCGTTATACTGCGGAACGATCCCAATGCTTCTCCAAGTATCAGTTCCAAGGCCTCTTGGTGTTGCtttatcattaaatataatAGTCTCAGCTCTAAACGTATATGTCTCAGCATGCAAAATACTGTCTTCCCTCGTTGAGAAAATTCTGATAGCCTTAAATTGACCTGTGCTCGAACTAAATCCAAGTCCACACATATTCGTTTTACAGTACTTATCATATTCAAGTTGCGGCAGATGCACAAACTCACCTGTAATAGGGTTTGATGCGCACAAAATACGATCAAAATTGAATCGTGTCAAGCATAAACAAACCAAGCCGTTGCATGAATTGACAAAGTCGACGTTGAGATCAGGCTCCAACGCCCAAGTTCTTGCCAGATTAAAGTGGCTAAGCTCTCCAAATTCAAGCCAGTAAATATTTCTTTCGAAATATGATCCTATGAATTTAGTTCCCAAACAAAGAATGAGGTTATTATTCGCACTTCCATGTTGATGGAGTAGGGCAAAACTAGGGTTTGTAAGAATATGTTTCCATGACTTGCAAACGTCCCTGCAACTTTTAAGAGTAGAGATGGGGGCTTTGGAGAAGATTGTTTCAAGGATATGATTCGGCAGATTTGATATATAGCAGGACATTGTTTTCAGATGCTGCTGGTTGAAAGAAATACTTTGAATAGTGAAAAGGCAGCCGCTATGTGGTGAAAAACTTAGGTAGGAAGAAGGTCATTAGGCAGCTTATAGCTATAGGAAAAAAACCTGGCTGCCCGATTTATACTAGTACAATACCTAAATCCTTATAGGAAAAGAATCGTTACATGCAAGGAGAATAAAATTCAGTTAgcattagaatttttaaattaaataaccaaaataagattaaaaaaaatagagataattacaaaaaccaTCCAAGGGCCTAGGGTTTGCTGCAAAGTGAAAGTAGCGAGATTCTCCTTGACACTGATCAAGCCAAGGGATATACTTCTCTCTACACAATGAAATATTGTTAATGTATCGATTAATACTGAAAAACAGTGGGTtttacataacaaaataattacatGGAATAAACGAAAGAGATTTTGTAATCCAAGGGCTAATTCTTTTTCTGATCTGCTTTGGACGGCTGGATGCCTCCTAAAGTGGATGTCTTCCTTTGGTAAATGCTTCTAGGTAGTCTCAGCACAATAGGGTTCCTTCCATATAGGCACATTATTCACCACAATGTGCACTTTGTCCATTTTTTGTATCTGAAATTGAATCAATTTCTCATTTGCTCCTTCATTGTTATGAAACCTGGAGGTTTTGAACCAGTTTCATGGGATGGCTTGGTTACCAGGGTTGTACGCCGAATTCAGTTGACACTCTCTTGCAGGAATGGTATAGTATGGTGAGTGGAAAGTTTCACCGGAGAGCTATTTTCATACTGAATGTTTGGATTTTTTGGAGTATTTAGATCGATAGCCCGAAACAAACTTTTATTCGAGGAGCAAGCTATAGATTGATCTTGCAATTACAATTTTACTTTCTACCATCTTGCTCGATGGATTAAGGGGAGTACTCTCAATTTTACTTATACAAGAAATGACTTGATGAGATGTTCTAATAAGAGCAGGTCCGAGTCAAATAACAATGACTCAAAACACTTCTTTTTACACTAGCAGGAAAAGGAGGGAAACAAATGCTAAATTTAAAGTAAGTAAACTTAAACTCATAAATACATATAGAATTATGTGAAAAGCTATATTTGATGAAAGTTATAAGTATGGCTTCGAGAGAGGTCTTTCATATCTTTCAAGATCCACCCAACAATATAGGATAAGaaagctaataatttttttttctttgtatctttgattaatttgttgttttctcttataaaccaataaaactttctaatatatataatatatatagaatcAGATTGATCATCCAAGTAAAATAAGTATTCTTCTAATTCAAACAAATACTAAAATTGAAGATCAagaaagattaaattaattagaaaaaagctCAATCAAATTAATGATTGAAAAGCAATTTTTATATTCGGTGATGAAAGCTTtaagaacgaaaaaaaaaaaaatcaagaactcCAAGCTATTATTAAAAGCTTAATGATATTCAATTGGCTTATCATGGACAGTTCGGTGGCTGATTCGAATGTGTGCTTTTGATTTGAAACTGAGAAATTTATATCACTCTCGTTGCCACCagattttcaaaattctaaatCAAAGGTAGATGTAGGGTTATTTGAagactccatttatttttgtagttgtgATCATAGTTTAAATCCGAAATCTGCCAAGGTATGGCTGATGAAGAAGTATGGCGTTGAGGGATCTTGGACTGAGATTCTTGTTATGGATTTCAATATTAGATACTGCTATTCAAGGGATGTTCAAGTGATAGATTTTTTGGAGAACAGGAACGTTCTATTagaagatggaaaatttataacattatttttGCACAATCGAAAGGAAAGGTCTCGTAAAGAAGGATAAAGGGAGGACATAATTTTTACAACTCTACCTCTGTTAACAAACCAGGCTTTGCTTCCCTTGAAGATGTGGTGGGAGATAGCTCAAAAGTTTTGAAGGGTTTTAAATGGGATCGTCGAAAACCCTGAAGGGAAGAATTGTCTGTGTTTAATTTGCTGACAGTTTGAAGGACTTTTGTTTGTgtttagttgttgtttttctttaatttatgtatCATACATAGTAATTTTGCTACAAACATCTGACAGTTGTTCTTTTATCATATGTTTCATGTTATTTCTTTTCAGCTGCAATATGATCTCTACACTATATTCAAATCAGTAAATGGGATCTTGTTTTCTTGCTGATATACTGCTTCCAATGCTTCTGCTAGTGCAATAGCTAGGCTCCAATGGACTCTGTGATTCTGATTGATTTATGTTGTTAATTACTAGTACTAGTGTTAAAACATCTTCTATAATCACATGGATTGTTCAGATCATTTTCTCTTCCAATTTGACTCAACAGTTCTTCTGTTGATTACCATTGTTTCTATTGATTATACCATCATGTTTCTTTGCTAGTTGTCTTGGtagaaaatgataataattgatGGGGTTTTTTAGACCTCCAATGTTCaaacaaaatgataataattggTCTTAATTCTGTCAAATGACATAAGAATATGTAAATGGCATGGAATTCAGAATTAATTGATGGGATTTCAAAGGGATAAAGCTCTTGAAAAGGCAATGACATTCTATTATTGCCTTTGAAGCTTTATCATGATGAGGCTTATCCTCTGCAGTTGTCCTACAGAAGTTGTTTTGTACACATTGCATTGCCTGTTTATGCAGCTAAACTTGCTTTCACTACTAGTTGAGAAGATTCCATTCATGAAGGAAATGCTCACATTTGCATGTCTTGATTGAATTacatttattgataaaattcaaCTCGCATTCCCACAAGGAAAtcataatttcttgtttatttctcaacaataagaaaaaatgcAACTAACATGGCCAACAACAGACAACCTACTTCTGAACGCAATGAAATCACAAACACTGCATGCTCTCAATTTCCTTAACATATGAAAATCCACTTAGTTGTGTCCTCATGACCCACCATTCGCACCCCTACTAGATATTTCCTTACCACAACCCACATTCTCTCTAACAAAGATCCTCGGGATGGAGAAGAAAGGATCACAAAGAGATGGGACCTTGTTGCAGCATCCGCTTCTCCTTGTACTTGCTTTAGCTATAGGTTTTGTTATAATGGATCCGTTTAAAATGGGACCTTTGGGACACCATGATTTCAAGCCTGTCAAGCATGACCTTGCACCTTACAAGCAAGTCATGGAAAACTGGCCTAGAGACAATAAAAGCAGATTAGGGTCCGGGAATTTGGAGTTTGTCGATGAAGTTTTCGGCCCTGAATCGTTGGAGTTCGACAGCCTGGGGCGAGGCCCTTATGCTGGGTTGGCTGATGGACGTGTTGTGAGATGGATGGGAGAGGATGTTGGATGGGAAACATTTGCTCTTGTTTCCACAAACTGGTGAGTTCTATTAATGACATCATGAAAACACACAATATTTTCATTTGGTTGAAAATTAACCCACTATATATCTCAACAAGTCAAGAGGATCATCAAGTTCATCTAAGCAATGGAAGCATGAAAAAATTtgtgctaattattttttgaattggctTTGAAACATGCTAATTATTCTTTGAATTGGCTTTGAAAGGTCAGAGAAACTTTGTGCTAGGGGAGTTGACTCAACCACATCTAAGCAATGGAAGCATGAGAAACCGTGTGGTCGTCCATTAGGTCTGAGGTTCCACAAAGAGAGTGGAAATTTGTACATTGCTGATGCTTATTATGGCCTTCTGGTTGCTGGACCTGAAGGAGGACTTGCTACTCCTTTGGCCACTCATGTGAGAGGGGAACCAATACTCTTTGCAAATGACCTTGACATTCACAAGAATGGATCCATCTTCTTTACTGACACCAGCAAAAGATACGACAGAGTGTAAGAGTACACAAAAACAAGCTGTTTTTACAAGATTTGGCTAATTTTGTTAAGTTTTGGAGATTTTAATAGGAATTTATTTTGCAGGGACCATTTCTTCATATTGTTGGAAGGAGAATCCACTGGTAGGCTTCTCAGATATGACCCTCCTACCAAAACGACTCACATTGTATTGGATGGCTTAGCATTTCCAAATGGAGTTCAGCTATCTAAGGATCAAACTTTCCTGGTCTTCACTGAGACCACCAATTGCAGGTAATGTGTATAGATATCTCTGTAATTCCACAAAAGTTTCACAGAATTCTGACATAACGGTGGTGTTGTAAGATCCAAAATTAGTACTCTATTCAAATACTGGACTATGAACATCATGAACATTAACGCTTTGTAGGTTACAAAGTAATAATAAGCTTGATCATTTTGTTATGGTAATGCCACAGAATAATGAAATACTGGCTAGAAGGACCGAAAACCGGAAAGGTGGAACTTGTTGCGAACTTGCCTGGCTTTCCAGACAATGTAAGATTGAATGAAAAAGGCCAATTCTGGGTTGCAATAGATTGTTGCAGGACAGCAGCACAAGAGGTTCTTACACACAATCCATGGGTGAAGAGTGTCTATTTCCGGTTACCAATCCGTATGAGGTACTTAGCGTGGCTGATGGGCATGAAGATGTACACAGTTGTTTCCCTCTTCAATGAGAACGGAGAAATCTTGGAAGTTCTTGAGGATCCGAAGGGTGTGGTAATGAAGCTAGTGAGTGAAGTTAGAGAAGTAGAAGGGAAGCTATGGATTGGAACTGTAGCTCATAACCATATTGCTACCCTTCCTTATCCCTAGCATCAAGACCATCCTCGATGGTTATTTTGTTGTGTACTAAATGACTAAATGTTGCCTTTAATTTGGAATTTCCTTCATTTAGCAATGGTTAAACAACTTGCAGGCTTCTCTGTCACTTTCAAGCTCTCTTCCccccgagttttttttttccttgagatCTTCATCCCCTTGTGATCAATAAGATGTTTTGACAAATAAATCCTGAATTTTGTAGCTTAATAGTCAAGAAAAATGCAGTAACTAGAAGAATCTTGAAGTTGTGAATTTAAGGCTGTGGTATAGTAACAAAGGTGATCAAACACACAAGCATCCATATCACACAAGAAGTAGAGAACAAGGGTACACCCGAGGACAAAGCTTAGAATTTTGAATCAACAAATCGCCATCAAAGGCCCATGATTGCATCAAGGTTCTACATAAACTATAACATATTAAATGCTTAAGCTATAAACTCAATCTTCAAGGAAACTAGAATATAGAACCCGCCTAAATGAGGTATGAATGTAATGTATCTAGAAGACTGGAGACAAAAGGTAAATGTCCTATGTGACAACAGATTGTAACTAGGATGTAAACAACAGTAGACAGAACATTCTGTAGCTGGTCTGATGATCATGCTATTCTCAGTCCTTTGATGAAGAGGAATTATCCTCAGATGAATTATCTTTCTGGCTTGAAGAAGCCATTGATACTCTCATTTGCAAATCCCCaccttgctgctgctgctgctgctgaagtTGTTGCTGTTGAAGCTGATGCAGCTGgaactgctgctgctgctgcttctgagAATGAATTTGGAGTTGTTGAAACTGTTGTGCAGCTAAGAAAGTATGCATTGCTTGATTATTGGGATATAATTGCTGGCCTCCTCCAAAAGATGCATAGTTTGGCACTTGACCAGTCAGTACCTTCAGATGCTGAATTTCTTCTTTCAGTGCATCATTCAAGGCTAttgcaaaacaaataacatcatTAAGACGAGTAACAAAAGAAGGTGGTAATCCAAATAATTTCAGAATTAATATGCAAAACCACACAGAAACAGGGACGCTGTGCAAATTTTATTGACTACCTCCTCCTATTTAATAGTATTAACAAAGTCATCTCAAGTTCCAGATGCGtgatacaaaaaagaaaaagaaaaaaagagattattCACAACCCTGGATGAGAATAAAAACTACCGCCTTCCAAGGTAAGTTATAAACCTCAAAGCATAGGGTGAGTtagcaataattttttagagttcATGAGAAATCAttcacaaaataaatagcatgcACGAGAATTTGGAAGTGGCAGAGCTACTTGAACACCAACTTTATAAACAACAATCACTTCTGCAATAAACATCCATCAGCAAGGcccaaaaaaatctatataactCAATGCATAGCATCCTTGACACCTTTTACATGCCACTCAATCTACCCAGGCTATATCTTATATCATCTTagaaacttcaaaatttatttcctCATGTGGTAGACATTTCTTATCGTTATCCATAACTACCACCATATCAGAACATTATTGCATCCCAAGCAAAGTACACCATCAGTTGAATGCTAACAAGTGCGCATTCATTTCCgactcataaataaataatacccaAAACTCGACTTTAAGACGACTGAAGTATGCATATTTTGGAGAATTTCCGAACTGAAAAGGAACATAAGTAACACCTATTATCTTACTAATTAAGAAAAGTCAGCTCAATTCCTAGCCCTAGGCCCTTATCAAGGAATGAAATAAATAACTCCCAACTATGGTTTTAATGCATGCTCCAGGCTAATATCAACAAATAATCAAAGTAATACCAATATAATCAACCATACAGAGAACCACAGATGATCCCATATTTAGCTCAACAAAAACAACCACAAAATCCTCTAGCACTGAAATGTGTTATAAATGACAAGTAATCAGCATGCCTGGCCACTAGACAGAGGagtatattaatttttcttcacTGATCAACTGACGTAAGAGGGAGAAAGAGAGGTTTAGCGCATGCAGATACCATATTGAACAATATTTCTAAGCAAAATCTAGATCACGCACAGCTCAGAAAATGGACAAgcctctgtgtgtgtgtgtcaacTGACATAGGAGGAGAAGTTCAGTGCATGCAGATGCTATATTGACCAATAGGTCTAAGCAAAATCTAGATGGAGCACAGCTGCCATGTTGAACAATAGTTCTAAGCAAAATCAAGATTGCACACAGCTCGGAAAATAGACAAGTCTCTGTATGTGTGATTGCGCACAGCTGCCATATTGAAACAATAGTTCTAAGCAAATCTAGATTGCTCACAGCACAGAAAATAGACAAGCCTGTGCATGGCAATATGCATGTCATAGACTGATGAAGCATACACAACTAATGCCAAATATCGAGCCCATGCATACGCTGACATAAGTGGATATCACTATTAGATGACATGGGCAAGAAAAGATAAAACAGGGCAATATTGTAGTTTGCACTCGTACACTTTTTATGCATCAATGGGTTTTGATATGCCTcttcataaaaatcataatgaaataacaaatattgatgaaaaatgGAACAAAAAAAGCAACTGAAGTTGTCTGATTGTATTTAGAAAGTTCAGCCAAGACCCTTACCATCTTGCAAGTGGACCTGTTGCTCCATCGTTTGCAAACGCAGTTTCAGTTCACTATTTTCAGCAGTCAGGCTGTTTGTATCCCTCtgtcacaacataaccaaagcAAGATAGATCTACTATCAATACAACATACATTAATGTGTTCTGGATAGCAACATTACTAATTTGAATAACATACAGAAAACATGAAAGGTAGGCTACAACTTCCATGGTACGATCAAGTCAAACCAGATACAGttcacaaataaaaaagcacTTTGAGCTTTTGCGACTTACCTGAAGAAGAGTCAATTGAGCAGACAACGACGTTGCTTCTGTTTGCAGTGTCTGCATTTTCCTTTCAAGTTCAGCTATGTAGCGCATCTTCCTTTCCTTGGACCTTGCAGCAGATTGCCTGTTAGCCCAAATCCTAAGATTGAACAGAAAAGAACACGTCAGATGTCAATCCAAAATACATAAGAAGATTGCATGTCTATTTTCTCCCCCCAGGAGAGAAGGGTATAAAATAAGAAGGATGTGAGTGGAGAGAGATGTGGACTTTGCAGCAGAGGAATTCAAGTCCATAGTTTTTATACAACCAGTAAACTTTATTTAACAGCCTAACACAGATTCTGTACCATCTGTATAACTAACTATTCCTAAAACAACTCCCTCATAAGCCGAGCATCACTACAACAAGTACCTTATGAAAAGTGAAAACTATTAAATTCAGCACTTAATAAGACTGTTGTTAGGGAGCCAATAACTAACTCAAAGACgcccaaaacaaacaaaatgtttCAAAAACATTCAATTTCTTAGAACAGGCacaaccttttaattttcatgcaaaACTTCCCAACCAAACACGATATTACTAAATGAAATTAGCATCGAAAGCAATCTCATAATATAACAAATCACACCTTaacaatagaaaaattaaaagaatgttaGACAGGATACCTTTTTGCACGCTTTGGATCTATAAGTGCAAGTTCAGCAAGCTTTGCCGCAGATATGGACTTCTTGTCAGCGTGAGATGCCTCCTCAGAACCTGACATGAGCATCTCTGGCTTGAGAGTTGTTGAGCCATCCATTGAGAGGCTATGTTGATGCCTAACTTTAGGCCTTTCGCTAGGACCAGCACCCAAATCCATTGTTGCAGGAAGTGGTGCCAGTGGCTGTGCTGGCACTGGTGGAGCCGATGACTCCCCAACTTGAAAAGCAGATGTGGCCGAGGATGAACTGAACTTATCCATATCCAGGTACATTGACAAATAATCTTCCTCAGTTTCATCAGAGAAAGTTGTCCCATCTGTACCACCACCCACAACACCAAGATCACTGTCAAAGCTAATATCATCAGGGAGAGTGAGAATCTCTG
This Populus alba chromosome 7, ASM523922v2, whole genome shotgun sequence DNA region includes the following protein-coding sequences:
- the LOC118032124 gene encoding F-box protein At3g07870; the encoded protein is MCGLGFSSSTGQFKAIRIFSTREDSILHAETYTFRAETIIFNDKATPRGLGTDTWRSIGIVPQYNDWRKYCWRSFNAFVNGSFHWIIDIDDDYDRTNIIYSFNFESEQFRTFLLPVPPIDADYGHCYQYADLGVLGNSLYCSYFSYLPCDDCINLWVMKDYGVEDSWAEMLVIEHRVPFWEPRDFKVIKFFENRNILFLADYYLWFYDAERKCYERVEDAEIISFLYAISHSPTFASIKDIMAGGIGNCRMRDEDNRSTET
- the LOC118032059 gene encoding protein STRICTOSIDINE SYNTHASE-LIKE 13; amino-acid sequence: MEKKGSQRDGTLLQHPLLLVLALAIGFVIMDPFKMGPLGHHDFKPVKHDLAPYKQVMENWPRDNKSRLGSGNLEFVDEVFGPESLEFDSLGRGPYAGLADGRVVRWMGEDVGWETFALVSTNWSEKLCARGVDSTTSKQWKHEKPCGRPLGLRFHKESGNLYIADAYYGLLVAGPEGGLATPLATHVRGEPILFANDLDIHKNGSIFFTDTSKRYDRVDHFFILLEGESTGRLLRYDPPTKTTHIVLDGLAFPNGVQLSKDQTFLVFTETTNCRIMKYWLEGPKTGKVELVANLPGFPDNVRLNEKGQFWVAIDCCRTAAQEVLTHNPWVKSVYFRLPIRMRYLAWLMGMKMYTVVSLFNENGEILEVLEDPKGVVMKLVSEVREVEGKLWIGTVAHNHIATLPYP
- the LOC118032043 gene encoding probable transcription factor PosF21: MDKDKSPGNHSSGLPPPSGRYSCFSPSGSSYSVKPEQSPSTFPPKAPGSSSDPSHFGHGLDSNRFSHDISRMSDNPPKNLGHRRAHSEILTLPDDISFDSDLGVVGGGTDGTTFSDETEEDYLSMYLDMDKFSSSSATSAFQVGESSAPPVPAQPLAPLPATMDLGAGPSERPKVRHQHSLSMDGSTTLKPEMLMSGSEEASHADKKSISAAKLAELALIDPKRAKRIWANRQSAARSKERKMRYIAELERKMQTLQTEATSLSAQLTLLQRDTNSLTAENSELKLRLQTMEQQVHLQDALNDALKEEIQHLKVLTGQVPNYASFGGGQQLYPNNQAMHTFLAAQQFQQLQIHSQKQQQQQFQLHQLQQQQLQQQQQQQGGDLQMRVSMASSSQKDNSSEDNSSSSKD